The genomic region TGCGCACCCTTGCGGTCGTCACGCTTTGCCTCTGCACCGGCATGGCCCGGGCCGAAGCCCCCCTCTCGGCCGAGGCTTTCGATGCCCTGACCCTGGGGCGCACCATGACTTGGGCCGAATTCGGACAGGTCTACGGGGTGGAACAGTACCTTCCCGATCGCCGCGTGCGCTGGACGGTTCTGGGCGATGACTGCAAAACGGGCCATTGGTACGCCGAAGGCCCGGCGATCTGCTTTCTTTACGATGACCGGCTGGATCCGGTCTGCTGGGAAATCACCCAAAGTGGAACCGGCCTTCTGGCCCGCCACACCGCCAGCCCACCCGACGCAGCCCCCGTGGTGATCGTGGAAACCTCGGAACCCATGGCCTGTTTCGGCCCCGAGGTTGGGGCATGAACCGCACCGCCGCAGTACTGGCCTTTGCCCTGCTGCCCGGAACCGGGCTGGCTCAGGACACCCCGCCCCTGACCGCCGAGGCGTTCGAGGCCCTGGTCGAAGGCAAGACCATGGACACCCATGACCAAGGCGGCAGTTACGGGGTGGAAACCTTTCTGCCCGGCCGCCGCGCGATCTGGCGCGATGCCGTCCAGTGCCTTGAAGGCACATGGCGGCCACAAGACGACATGATCTGCTTTGACTACATCGGCGAGCCGTGGGCCTATTGCTGGACCTATCACGACATGGGCGATGCCCTGATGGGCCTTTACGAAGGCAACCCCGAGGCGGAACCGATCATGCTATACCCCACGGATAGCATCGTGACCTGCGACGGCTTTCTCGGCGCTTGACAGGCCGATCCAAGGATACTGGCCCTTCGCCGCAGGTCAGAACAGACTGCCCTGCTCCGGCCCGCCATCGCCCTTGGCCCGCTTCGTCCCGCGCCCGCCAAGGCTGACACGGCCGTCCTGAAACTCGATCTCCAGAACCGACGCGCGTTCTGCTGCAGCCTTGCCCGTGACCACCGCCCCGTCGCCCCGCACCACCGCATAGCCGCGCTTCAGCGTCTGGGCATAGCCCAACGTCAACCGCGTGCGGTCCAGCGCCTCCAGCCGGTCCGCCAGCCGCGCCAGTCGCACCGTCGGGGCCGCCTCCAGCCGTTCCGCCAGCCGACCAAGGTCCCGCCGTCCGTCCGAAACCTTCCGGCCCGCATCGCCCAGCATCCGCGCCAACGCTGGTGACAGACGGCCGGCCAGCGCCTCAAGCCGCTCCCGCCGACGCTCGGCCCGCAGGGCCATGGCACGGTTCAGTCGTTCCTCGCGGGCCTGCAACAGGTCACGCTGACGGGCCAGCGCCCCGCGCAACAGGGCGGGCTGCACCCGCCCAGCGATCCGGTCAAACCCGCCCCGCTTGCGCGCCACCGCCAGCCCCAGCGCCGCCCCAAGGCGCGAGGTGCCCGCGTCCAGCCGCTGCCGTGGCGTGGCCAGCAGCGTCTCCAGCCGCGGCAGGGCCCGGGCCAGATCACGCAAGCGCTGCCCGCGCGCCGTCACCCCCTGCACCGTCCCGCGCAACAGCCGCGCGCCCAAGGCATCCAGCGTCGCCATCAGCTCCAGCCGCACCGGAACCGCCAGTTCCGCCGCCGCCGTCGGCGTCGGTGCCCGCAGGTCGGCGGCGTAATCGATCAGCGTGGTATCCGTCTCATGCCCGACGGCGGAAATCAGCGGAATATCACTCGCTGCCGCGGCACGGACGACGATTTCCTCGTTGAACCCCCACAGATCCTCCAGCGACCCGCCCCCCCGCGCCACGATCAGCACGTCAGGCCGCGGGATCGGCCCGCCCGGCGCAATCGCGTTGAAACCCCGGATCGCCGCCGCCACCTGCGCCGCGCAGTCCTGCCCCTGCACCGCCACCGGCCAGATCAGCACATGGCGCGGAAACCGGTCGCGCAGCCGGTGCAGGATATCCCGGATCACCGCGCCACTGGGCGAGGTGATGACCCCGATCACCTTCGGCAGATAGGGAATCAGCTGCTTCCGCCCGGCGTCGAACAGCCCCTCCGCCCCCAAGGCGGCCTTGCGCTTTTCCAGCATCGCCATCAGCGCACCAGCGCCCGCCGGGGCCACGTCATCCACGATCAGCTGATACTTCGACTGCCCCGGAAAGGTCGTCATGCGCCCCGTGGCGACAACTTCCATCCCCTCCTCGGGCCGCACCTGCATCTTCGCGACCTGCCCTTTCCAGCTGATCGCGGCAATCACGCTGCGGTCATCCTTGAGGTCAAAGTACAGATGCCCCGAAGCCGGACGCGACACCCGCCCCACCTCGCCCCGCACGCGGACAAGGCCGAACTCACCCTCGATCACGCGCTTCACCGCGCCCGAAAGCTCGGACACTGTATATTCGGGTTGGTTGCCTTGCGGTGCGGGGCCGTCGTCTTCGAAAAGCTCGTTCATGTGAACAGTTGTGCCCGATCCCGTCGCGAAGATGAAGCGCCGGAATCGGGCAAGCTTGGGCTCATGCCCTTAGCTGCTTGGGATGACCCCTTCAGCCGCCGTTCAGGCTGCTGCGCGGGTGTGGGTGCCTTCGGCAATCTCTTCGACCAGCTTGGCGCAGAACGCCGGCAGGTCCTCGGGCTTGCGGCTGGTGACAAGACCTTTGTCGGTCACGACCTCAGCATCGCTCCACAGGGCACCCGCGTTGATCACGTCGGTCTTGATCGAGGCGTAGGAGGTCATCTTGCGACCGTCCACGATCCCCGCTTCGATCAACAGCCACGGCGCATGGCAGATCGCGCCAATCACCTTGCCGGCGCTCCAGAACTCCTGAATGAAGGCGATAGCTGCGGGTTCGACGCGCAGAAGGTCCGGATTCATCTGCCCACCGGGCAACACCAGCGCGTCATAATCGCTGGCCTTGGCATCCTGCAGCGCCACGTCGACCGGGACGGCGCTGCCCCAATCCTTGCCTTGCCAGCCCATGATCTCGCCGGATTTCGGCGAGATCACATGAACTTCAGCCCCCGCTTCGCGCAGGTGCGCCAAAGGCACCTCAAGCTCGGACTGTTCGAAACCGTCGGTTGACAGGATCGCGACGCGCTTGCCTTGAATGGTCTGCATGGGATGCTCCAGTGCTGCTGTGAGTGTTGCCTAACCAACGCCAGCACAGCCCGACGGTTCCCCGCATCACCTTGCGTCAGTCCGCCCCATCTTCCCCGCTGTCAAACGCTGAACCGCCCGTCGCGCCGGAACCAGGTCGCCCGTGCCGTCTGCGGTAAAGCGCATAGCTGCCCAGGATCAACGCGGCCCCCGCAACGATCAGAACGATGCTGAAGTCGGACAGGCCGTAGGCGACCAGCGCCAGTCCCGCAATCTCCATCCCCCGCACGAAAAGCGTGGGGCGCGGGCGCGGCGGGTCATTGTCAGCAGTGTCGCGGCCAATCCCCAGTCCGAAGTCAGGTCCCATGGCTTGCCTCCCTGCCCACCTCACCCTATGACGCGGGCAGCGGAAATCCAAGCGGGGGCGCGGCCATGAACATCCTGATCCTTGGCTCCGGTGGCCGCGAACATGCCCTTGCCTGGGCGGTGAAGCAGAACCCCAAGACCGACCGGCTGATCGTCGCCCCCGGCAATGCGGGCATCGCCATGCTGGCCGAGGTGGCGGATATCGACATCCTCGACGGTGCCACCGTCGTCACCTTCTGCGCAGAAAACGCCATCGACTTCGTCATCATCGGCCCCGAAGCCCCCCTCGCTGCCGGCGTCGCCGATGCGACCCGCGCCGCAGGCCTTCTGACCTTCGGCCCCTCGGCGGCAGCAGCCCGGCTTGAGGCGTCGAAAGCCTTCACCAAGGACATCTGCGACGCCTGCAACGCGCCAACCGCCGCCTATGCCCGCTTCACCGAAGCCGCCCAGGCCAAGGATTACATCCGGGCGCAAGGTGCCCCGATCGTGGTCAAGGCCGATGGCCTTGCCGCCGGCAAGGGCGTGATCGTGGCGATGACCGAAGCCGAAGCCCTCGCCGCCATCGACGACATGTTCGGCGGCGAATTCGGCGCGGCGGGCGCTGAGGTGGTGATCGAGGAGTTCATGACCGGCGAAGAGGCCAGCTTCTTCATCCTCACCGACGGCACCAACGCCCTGCCCATCGGCACCGCGCAGGACCACAAGCGCGTGGGTGACGGTGACACCGGTCCGAACACCGGCGGCATGGGCGCCTACTCCCCGGCCCCCGTCCTGACCGATGCGGTCCAGCGCCAGGCCATGGCCGAGATCGTCCTGCCCACCATCGCCGAGATGGCCCGGCGCGGCACGCCGTATCAGGGCGTCCTCTACGCCGGCCTGATGATCGAAAACGGCCACGCCCGCCTCGTCGAATACAACGCCCGCTTCGGTGACCCCGAAGCCCAGGTGCTGATGCTGCGGCTTGGGGCGCAAGCGCTGGACCTGATGCTCGCCTGCGCCGAAGGGCGTCTGGCCGACGCGCAGGTGAACTGGGCCGACGATCACGCCCTGACCGTTGTGATGGCAGCGAACGGCTATCCCGGCACCTATAGCAAGGGCAGCCAGATCCGCCGCCTTGAAGAGCTTCCCGAAGACAGCCGCCACATGGTGTTCCACGCCGGCACGGCAAGCCGGGACGGCTCCATCATCGCCAGCGGCGGCCGCGTTCTGAACGTCACCGCCCGGGGGGCAACCCTGCGCGAAGCACGCGACGCCGCCTACGGCATGGTCGACGCCATCGACTGGCCCGGTGGCTTTTGCCGCCGCGACATCGGCTGGCGCGCCCTCTGACACCGTGGCAAGAAGCGAGGGGCCAGCCCCTCGCGCTCCCCGGAGTATTTGGAAAAGAGCAATCCCATTTGCTCTTTGCAGAAATACTCCCCGGGGGTTTGGGGGCAGGATGCCCCCATCAGCCCGAGCCGGTTGGCGCGCATCTTCGCGCGCCAGAGGCGAGACCAAAGGCTTGCGCGCCTGCGCGCTCCACAAGATCAACGCCGGGCAGATCGCCGCCGGGGACTTGCGCCCAGCACTGGCCTTGCATAAGACACCCCCGGGCGCTGGACGGCCCGCTTTGGACGGCTCATGTGAGGGACCATGCCGCTTCTGGTGATGAAATTCGGTGGGACCTCGGTGGCCGATCTGCCGCGCATCCGCAACGCGGCTGAAAAGGTCAAGCGCGAGGTCGAGCGTGGCCATGATGTCATCGTCATCGTCAGCGCCATGTCCGGCAAGACGAATGAACTGGTGGGCTGGGTGGAAAGCACCTCGCCGCTCTACGACGCCCGCGAATATGACGCCGTCGTCTCCAGCGGTGAAAACGTCACCGCCGGCCTGATGGCCCTGACCTTGCAGGAAATGGATGTCCCCGCGCGCAGCTGGCAGGGCTGGCAAGTGCCGATCCAGACCACCTCGGCCCATGCCGCCGCCCGCTTCGTCGACATCCCCCGCGCCAATATCGACGCCAAGTTTGCCGAAGGTTTCAAGGTCGCCGTGGTCGCAGGCTTTCAGGGCGTCAGCGCCGAAGGCCGGATCACCACCCTTGGCCGTGGCGGGTCCGACACCACCGCCGTCGCCTTCGCCGCCGCCTTTGGCGCGGAACGCTGCGACATCTATACTGACGTGGACGGCGTCTACACCACCGACCCGCGCATCAGCCCCAAGGCCCGCAAGCTCGACAAGATCGCGTTCGAGGAGATGCTGGAACTCGCCTCCCTCGGCGCAAAGGTGCTGCAGACCCGGTCGGTCGAACTCGCCATGCGCTACAAGGTGCGGCTGCGGGTGCTGTCGTCCTTTGAAGATACCGACGAAAACTCTGGAACCCTGGTCTGCGACGAGGATGAAATCATGGAATCGAAAGTTGTCTCCGGCGTCGCCTACAGCCGGGATGAGGCGAAGATGACCCTGCTGCGCGTCGAGGACCGCCCCGGCATCGCCGCCGCGATCTTCGGGCCCCTCGCCGATGCCGGGGTGAACGTCGACATGATCGTGCAGAACATCTCTGAAACCGACGCGCCGGGCGACAAGCGCGCCTATACCGACATGACCTTTTCCTGCCCGACCAACCAGGTCGCCCGCGCCAAGAAGGCGATCGAGGATGCCCGTGCCGCCGGCCAGTTCGTCTACGCCGATCTGGTCACCGACACCGATGTCGCCAAGGTCTCTGTTGTCGGCATCGGCATGCGCAGCCACGCCGGCGTTGCCGCGCGCATGTTCGCCGCGCTGGCTGCGGAAAACGTGAACATCAAGGTCATCGCCACGTCCGAAATCAAGATCTCGGTGCTGATCGACCGCAAGTACATGGAGCTGGCCGTTCAGGCGCTCCATGACACGTTCGAGCTGGAAAAAGCCTAAGCCAGGCAGCCCGCCCGGCAAAGGGGCGGGCAACATCTGCGCAGCGCAACCGGCCAGCAACGCTTAACTTTCAGCCGTCTTGCTGCCGGGCACCTTCCGAACGCAACACCGCAGTTCCGTTGAGCCCCGCCTTATGCTCTAAGGGCGGAAACAATCCTTGGAATGCCCCATGCCCGAACGCAGCGAAAGCGACAGTCGCAAACTTCTGCGCCGCCTGCGCGACACCCTTGCCGTGCCCGGCGCCGGGCAGGACCGGCTGGACCAGATCACCCACCTGATCGCTGACAGCATGGGGTCCGAGGTCTGCTCGATCTACCTCTTCCGCGATCCCGAAACGCTGGAGCTTTGCGCGACCGAGGGGCTGAAGAAGGAAGCCGTCCACAAGACCCGGATGAAGCTGGGCGAAGGGCTGGTGGGCCGCGTCGCCCGCAACGGCCAGCCGATCAACACCGCCGATGCGCCCGGTGAAAAAGGGTTTCGCTACATGCCCGAAACGGGCGAGGAGCTGTTTTCCTCCTTCCTTGGCGTGCCGATCCAGCGGGTTGGCGAAAAGCTGGGCGTGCTGGTCGTGCAGTCCAAGACGGCGCGGCAGTTTTCCGAGGATGAGATCTACGCCCTCGACGTGGTCGCCATGGTGCTGGCCGAAATGACCGAACTTGGCGCCTTCACCAGCGACGAAGGCGGCATGCGCGCGCTGCACAAGCAGCCCGTGATGCTGCGCGGCACCTCCGGGCAGGAAGGCGCCGCCGAAGGCCGCGTCTGGCTCCATGAACCCCGCGTCGTCATCACCAACCCCGTGGCCGATGACCCCCTGACCGAGATTGACCGCATCCGCGACGCCGTGGGCCAGCTGCGCGTGTCGGTCGATGACCTGCTGTCCGCCGAAAGCCTCGACAAAGACCAGAAGGCGGTGCTGGAGGCGTACCGGATGTTCGCCCATTCCCGCGGCTGGCTCCGCCGGATGGAGGAAGACATCCACCGCGGCCTGTCCGCCGAAGCTGCGGTGGAAAAGGAACAGTCCGCCGCCCGCAACCGGCTGGAACAGGTGCCTGACGCCTACCTGCGTGAACGGCTTTCCGATCTTGACGACCTGTCCAACCGCCTGCTGCGCATCCTGACCGGTCAGGGCAAGGATACCGGCGCGGAAATGCCCGATGACCCGGTTCTGGTCGCCCGCAACATCGGCCCTGCCGAACTGCTGGAATACGGCCGCAAGCTGAAAGGCATCGTGCTGGACGAAGGCAGCGTCGGCAGCCACGCCGCCGTGGTCGCCCGGGCGCTGGCCATCCCGCTGGTGATCAACACCGAACGCATCACCGCTGAGGCTTTGAACGGCGACCCGATCCTTGTCGACGGCGATCAGGGCATCGTCCACCTGCGCCCCGAAGAAACCGTGGCCCGCGCCTTCCGCGACAAGATCGCCATGCAGGCCAAGGCGCAGGAACGCTATGCCAGCCTGCGCAGCCTCCCCGCCACCGCCACCTGCGGCACGACCATCGCACTCCACATGAACGCAGGCCTCATGGCCGACCTGCCCAGCCTGGAAGGCTCCGGTGCGGAAGGCGTGGGCCTGTTCCGGACGGAACTCCAGTTTCTCGTCCGCTCCAAGATGCCGCAGCGCGCCGAGCTTGCCCGGCTTTACGCCCGCGTCATGGACGCCGCCAAAGGCAAGCGCGTCGCCTTCCGCACCCTCGACATCGGGTCGGACAAGGTGCTGCCCTACATGAAGCCGCAGGATGAACCCAACCCCGCCATGGGCTGGCGCGCGGTCCGCGTCGGCCTTGATAAACCCGGCGTGTTGCGCATGCAGCTACAGGCCCTGATCCGCGCCGCCAACGGCCGCCCTCTGACCATCATGTTCCCCCTCATCACCGAGATGAGCGAGTTTCAGGCCGCCCGCTCCCACGCCCTGCGCGAACTGCACCGCGAAAAGTCACTCGGTCACCCCGTCCCCGAACGTGTCGACATCGGCGCGATGATGGAGACACCCTCGCTCGCCTTCGCGCCGAAAGCGTTCTTCGAGCTGACCGATTTCATCTCGGTCGGCGGCAATGATCTGAAGCAATTCTTCTTCGCCGCCGACCGCGAGAATGAACTCGTCCGCCGTCGCTATGACACGCTGAACCTGTCGTTCCTCGGGTTCCTAGAACAGATCGTGGCCCGCTGCGCCGAAACGGACACCCCCCTGTCCTTCTGCGGGGAAGACGCCGGTCGCCCGATCGAGGCGCTGGCACTGGCCGCCATCGGCTTTCGCAGCCTGTCCATGCGTCCGGCCTCGGTCGGCCCGGTCAAGGCGCTCCTGCGCCGCGTTAACCTGACCGAGGCGCGGGCCGTGATCGACCGCGCCCGCGCGGAAGGCGCCGAAACCGCCCGCCCGCATCTGATGGAATGGCTCGCCGCCCAAACCGACTGACCGGTACTCCCCGGAATTTTCAAAAATTCCGGACCGGAGCCTTCAAAGGCTCCGCCCCGATTTCTTCGAAGAAATCGGCCCCCGGCGTCAGTCGAACAGGGCTGCATGCTCCCGGCGCAATTCAGCCTTCTGCACCTTGCCCATCGCGTTGCGCGGCAGGTCCGCCAGCACCAGCACCCGCTTCGGAATCTTGAACGCCGCAAGCCGCGCGCGCAGCGCGTCCCGCATCGCCCCTTCCTCCAGCGTGGCACCCGGCACTGGCACGACACAGGCCACCACCGCCTCGCCGAAATCGGCATGCGGCAGGCCGATCACGGCGGATGCCGCCACCCCCGGCAGATCGTCGATCGCCGCCTCAACCTCCGCCGGATAGACATTCAGCCCGCCAGTAATCACCAGATCCTTCGCCCGTCCCAGAATCGACAGATAGCCTTCGGCATCAAAGGCCCCAAGATCCCCGGTCACGAACCAGCCGTCCCGGAACTCGCGCGCGGTCTGCTCGGGCATCCGCCAGTAGCCGCCAAACACGTTCGGCCCCCGCACCTCAATCGACCCGGCCTCGCCCGCTGGCAGGGGCCGCCCGTCCGCCCCCGTCACCCGCACCTCGACACCCGGCAAGGCCATCCCCAC from Tabrizicola piscis harbors:
- the xseA gene encoding exodeoxyribonuclease VII large subunit — encoded protein: MNELFEDDGPAPQGNQPEYTVSELSGAVKRVIEGEFGLVRVRGEVGRVSRPASGHLYFDLKDDRSVIAAISWKGQVAKMQVRPEEGMEVVATGRMTTFPGQSKYQLIVDDVAPAGAGALMAMLEKRKAALGAEGLFDAGRKQLIPYLPKVIGVITSPSGAVIRDILHRLRDRFPRHVLIWPVAVQGQDCAAQVAAAIRGFNAIAPGGPIPRPDVLIVARGGGSLEDLWGFNEEIVVRAAAASDIPLISAVGHETDTTLIDYAADLRAPTPTAAAELAVPVRLELMATLDALGARLLRGTVQGVTARGQRLRDLARALPRLETLLATPRQRLDAGTSRLGAALGLAVARKRGGFDRIAGRVQPALLRGALARQRDLLQAREERLNRAMALRAERRRERLEALAGRLSPALARMLGDAGRKVSDGRRDLGRLAERLEAAPTVRLARLADRLEALDRTRLTLGYAQTLKRGYAVVRGDGAVVTGKAAAERASVLEIEFQDGRVSLGGRGTKRAKGDGGPEQGSLF
- a CDS encoding type 1 glutamine amidotransferase domain-containing protein produces the protein MQTIQGKRVAILSTDGFEQSELEVPLAHLREAGAEVHVISPKSGEIMGWQGKDWGSAVPVDVALQDAKASDYDALVLPGGQMNPDLLRVEPAAIAFIQEFWSAGKVIGAICHAPWLLIEAGIVDGRKMTSYASIKTDVINAGALWSDAEVVTDKGLVTSRKPEDLPAFCAKLVEEIAEGTHTRAAA
- the purD gene encoding phosphoribosylamine--glycine ligase, with product MNILILGSGGREHALAWAVKQNPKTDRLIVAPGNAGIAMLAEVADIDILDGATVVTFCAENAIDFVIIGPEAPLAAGVADATRAAGLLTFGPSAAAARLEASKAFTKDICDACNAPTAAYARFTEAAQAKDYIRAQGAPIVVKADGLAAGKGVIVAMTEAEALAAIDDMFGGEFGAAGAEVVIEEFMTGEEASFFILTDGTNALPIGTAQDHKRVGDGDTGPNTGGMGAYSPAPVLTDAVQRQAMAEIVLPTIAEMARRGTPYQGVLYAGLMIENGHARLVEYNARFGDPEAQVLMLRLGAQALDLMLACAEGRLADAQVNWADDHALTVVMAANGYPGTYSKGSQIRRLEELPEDSRHMVFHAGTASRDGSIIASGGRVLNVTARGATLREARDAAYGMVDAIDWPGGFCRRDIGWRAL
- a CDS encoding aspartate kinase; amino-acid sequence: MPLLVMKFGGTSVADLPRIRNAAEKVKREVERGHDVIVIVSAMSGKTNELVGWVESTSPLYDAREYDAVVSSGENVTAGLMALTLQEMDVPARSWQGWQVPIQTTSAHAAARFVDIPRANIDAKFAEGFKVAVVAGFQGVSAEGRITTLGRGGSDTTAVAFAAAFGAERCDIYTDVDGVYTTDPRISPKARKLDKIAFEEMLELASLGAKVLQTRSVELAMRYKVRLRVLSSFEDTDENSGTLVCDEDEIMESKVVSGVAYSRDEAKMTLLRVEDRPGIAAAIFGPLADAGVNVDMIVQNISETDAPGDKRAYTDMTFSCPTNQVARAKKAIEDARAAGQFVYADLVTDTDVAKVSVVGIGMRSHAGVAARMFAALAAENVNIKVIATSEIKISVLIDRKYMELAVQALHDTFELEKA
- the ptsP gene encoding phosphoenolpyruvate--protein phosphotransferase, coding for MPERSESDSRKLLRRLRDTLAVPGAGQDRLDQITHLIADSMGSEVCSIYLFRDPETLELCATEGLKKEAVHKTRMKLGEGLVGRVARNGQPINTADAPGEKGFRYMPETGEELFSSFLGVPIQRVGEKLGVLVVQSKTARQFSEDEIYALDVVAMVLAEMTELGAFTSDEGGMRALHKQPVMLRGTSGQEGAAEGRVWLHEPRVVITNPVADDPLTEIDRIRDAVGQLRVSVDDLLSAESLDKDQKAVLEAYRMFAHSRGWLRRMEEDIHRGLSAEAAVEKEQSAARNRLEQVPDAYLRERLSDLDDLSNRLLRILTGQGKDTGAEMPDDPVLVARNIGPAELLEYGRKLKGIVLDEGSVGSHAAVVARALAIPLVINTERITAEALNGDPILVDGDQGIVHLRPEETVARAFRDKIAMQAKAQERYASLRSLPATATCGTTIALHMNAGLMADLPSLEGSGAEGVGLFRTELQFLVRSKMPQRAELARLYARVMDAAKGKRVAFRTLDIGSDKVLPYMKPQDEPNPAMGWRAVRVGLDKPGVLRMQLQALIRAANGRPLTIMFPLITEMSEFQAARSHALRELHREKSLGHPVPERVDIGAMMETPSLAFAPKAFFELTDFISVGGNDLKQFFFAADRENELVRRRYDTLNLSFLGFLEQIVARCAETDTPLSFCGEDAGRPIEALALAAIGFRSLSMRPASVGPVKALLRRVNLTEARAVIDRARAEGAETARPHLMEWLAAQTD